In Thalassophryne amazonica chromosome 14, fThaAma1.1, whole genome shotgun sequence, one DNA window encodes the following:
- the LOC117524663 gene encoding uncharacterized protein C7orf57 homolog isoform X1 produces MHSETSTVHMNDKLQPAKSDITPGSPRMNTQISQIPGLSPSVISGPEEKVRGRRHGVRKDDTDYIKLAKQGGHKGLLWHVEKTEDSKANCYKPPEWFCSSPLDSSKPSLINSDEQKVPGGFQQPECPAGTVSKSTEEMVDRDSDDNETDSVCENGTKKKSSSTQNRENIKFRRKVFDKKASPVNMSKLLSFGYAESNKPTNNKEV; encoded by the exons ATGCATTCGGA AACATCTACAGTTCACATGAATGACAAACTTCAACCAGCGAAATCTG ACATAACTCCAGGCAGCCCTCGAATGAACACCCAGATTTCTCAGATCCCTGGACTGTCCCCAAGTGTCATCTCTGGTCCTGAAGAAAAGGTCCGTGGACGAAGACATGGAGTCCGCAAGGACGACACAGACTATATCAAACTTGCAAAGCAAGGCGGGCATAAGG GACTTTTGTGGCATGTGGAAAAAACAGAAGATTCAAAAGCTAATTGTTACAAACCTCCAGAGTGGTTCTGCAGTTCCCCATTGGACAGCAGCAAACCGAG TCTAATTAACAGTGATGAGCAGAAAGTCCCTGGAGGTTTTCAGCAGCCAGAATGTCCCGCTGGGACTGTCAGTAAGTCCACTGAAGAGATGGTTGACAGGGACAGTGATGACAATGAGACG GACAGTGTTTGTGAGAATGGGACGAAGAAAAAATCCTCATCCACTCAAAACCGGGAGAACATCAAATTCAGGAGGAA AGTATTTGACAAGAAAGCTTCTCCTGTCAACATGTCCAAACTGCTGAGTTTTGGTTATGCTGAATCCAACAAACCTACAAACAACAAGGAAGTGTAA
- the LOC117524663 gene encoding uncharacterized protein C7orf57 homolog isoform X2 — MHSETSTVHMNDKLQPAKSGSPRMNTQISQIPGLSPSVISGPEEKVRGRRHGVRKDDTDYIKLAKQGGHKGLLWHVEKTEDSKANCYKPPEWFCSSPLDSSKPSLINSDEQKVPGGFQQPECPAGTVSKSTEEMVDRDSDDNETDSVCENGTKKKSSSTQNRENIKFRRKVFDKKASPVNMSKLLSFGYAESNKPTNNKEV, encoded by the exons ATGCATTCGGA AACATCTACAGTTCACATGAATGACAAACTTCAACCAGCGAAATCTG GCAGCCCTCGAATGAACACCCAGATTTCTCAGATCCCTGGACTGTCCCCAAGTGTCATCTCTGGTCCTGAAGAAAAGGTCCGTGGACGAAGACATGGAGTCCGCAAGGACGACACAGACTATATCAAACTTGCAAAGCAAGGCGGGCATAAGG GACTTTTGTGGCATGTGGAAAAAACAGAAGATTCAAAAGCTAATTGTTACAAACCTCCAGAGTGGTTCTGCAGTTCCCCATTGGACAGCAGCAAACCGAG TCTAATTAACAGTGATGAGCAGAAAGTCCCTGGAGGTTTTCAGCAGCCAGAATGTCCCGCTGGGACTGTCAGTAAGTCCACTGAAGAGATGGTTGACAGGGACAGTGATGACAATGAGACG GACAGTGTTTGTGAGAATGGGACGAAGAAAAAATCCTCATCCACTCAAAACCGGGAGAACATCAAATTCAGGAGGAA AGTATTTGACAAGAAAGCTTCTCCTGTCAACATGTCCAAACTGCTGAGTTTTGGTTATGCTGAATCCAACAAACCTACAAACAACAAGGAAGTGTAA